CTCGGTGCTCGACGACGTGAAGAACAACCACCCGAACGACTTCGCCGGGCTCGTGTTCTTCGCGGCCTCGCAGCACAACGGCGTCCGCTGGCCGCTCGGCCAGAACTACCAGGCCCTCAAAAACACCCTGTTCTACCCGAAGCAGTTGCTCGCGACGATCAACGGCGGGAACAACACGACCGAGGTCCGCCCATACACGACGTCCTCGCTGACCGGGCACGACGACGCCGACATCCCGAACGCGGGCGGCAGCACCGACCCGCAGACCGGGTTGGCCTACGGCTTCAACGTGCTGTCCCCGTCCACCATCTCGGCCGCACAATCGGTCGGGACCGGGAACGGGCGCCGCGGGGCACAGAAGATTATCATCTTCGAGACGGACGGGGTACCGAACAGCTACCGCACCCCGACGTTCGTCCCGCGCGGGTACAACTCGTACTACACGCTCAGCGGTGTTACGAGCGCCAGCAACGGTAACACGACCGGGATCAATTACGCCTACAGCGTGATTCAGCAGACCGTGAAGCAGATGGCCACGACCGCGACCACCTCTGGCGCCGGGGCCGACAGCGGGTTGAGCCTTCCCAACGCCCAGGCCCGCGTGTACCCGATCGCGTTCGGCGACCTGTTCGACGCGCAACTGGCCCCGGGCGCGACCTACCGCGATACCGCCCAGGCGTTCCTCGCGAAGTGCGCGGAGTACGGCGGCACCGGTACGGCCGGGGCCACCACCCTCCCGGCCGCGCAGACCATCACCGGCCCCTATGACCAGCGCATCACCCGTATGCGGGACTGCCTCGAGCGCATCTTCCAGAGCGGGGTGTCCGTGGTACTGATCGAGTAAGTGCGGTAATCCAACGCACACGGCTCCCGCCCCGTACCGCGGAAGACGGCCCAGAAAAGGTCGCCTGCCGCGGTACGGGGCGGGAGCCGTGTTCATTATCACCCGTGCTCACTCTTCTCTCCCGATCGTAAGCTATGTTTCCAGACGGCAACACGTGTAAACCTCGCGCATGGAGTTCACCGTGACCGCAGCCGCGGTATTCGATCAGGTGGTCAAGACGTACCCCACGGGGCTCCTGGGGCGCGGGGGCGTGCCCGCGGTACGGGGCGTGTCGCTCACCGTGCCGGCCGGGCGCGTGTTCGGGCTGCTCGGTCCGAACCGGGCCGGCAAGACGACCCTCGTGAAACTGCTCCTCTCGCTCGTTCGCCCGACGTCCGGCGCGATCGCCCGGCTCGGCGCGCCGCTCTCCGACCGCGGCACCCTCGGGCGCATCGGGTACATGCACGAGAACCACGCCTTCCCACGCTACCTCTCCGCGTCCGAGTTACTCACGTTCTACGGCGGGCTGTCCGGCATCCCGTCCGAGGCGTTACCCGCACGAACCGCGGCGCTGCTCGATCAGGTAGGGCTCGCGGACCGCAAGAGCGAGCCGATCGCGCGCTTCAGCAAAGGTATGGTTCAGCGCTTGGGGCTCGCACAAGCACTGTTGAACGACCCGGACCTGCTCATACTCGACGAACCCACCGAGGGCCTGGACCTGTCCGGCCGGCAGTTACTCCGGCAAGTGGTGCGCGAGCGCAAGAGCGCGGGCAAGACCGTATTGATGGTGTCGCACGTGCTGCCGGAAGTGCAAGAACTGTGCGACTCCGCCGCGGTACTAGTTGCCGGGAAGATCGTGTTCGACGGGACGCTCCCGGATCTGGTGCGCGACCCGAAGTCCGGGGCGCCGCGGAACCTCGAAACCGCGCTCCAGCGCCTGTACCAGTCGGAGGCCGCATGAACGCGCTGCCCGCGACCATTCGCACCGCCCGCTGGATGGTGCGCGACACGTTCCGCCAGTCCCTCGCGTCCCGGCTGTTCTGGGTGATGTTCGGGCTGACCGTGCTCTGCACCCTGTTCGCGACGAGTGTGACAGTGACCGGCGCCGACGAGCGCGAGCGCCACCCCGCCGAACTCCCGCTGCGCATGCCGAAGGGCCAGGGGGCCGAGGGCATCGACGAACCGCACGGGACCGTGTCCGTCGGGTTCGGGATGATGGAGTACCCTATTGCAAGGAACAAAGCGGACTCGGTGCGCGAGCTCCAGTTGTGGCTCGCGGGGATTCTGGCCGACACCGCGGGCGTGTTGCTCGCGCTGCTGTGGACGGCCGGGTTCTTGCCAACGTTCCTCGAACCGCACGCAGTAACCGTACTACTGGCGAAACCGGCGCCGCGGTGGGCACTGTTAGCCGGGAAATACTTCGGCGTGGTGCTGTTCGTCGCACTGCACGCCACCCTCTTCGTCGGAGGGACGTGGCTCGGGCTGGGGTTCGCGACTGGCGTGTGGGACGTGCGGTACTGGCTCGCGGTGCCGCTACTCGTGACGAACTTCGCGGTGTTCTATGCGTTCAGCGCGTTCCTCGCGGTGTGTACGCGGAGCACGGTCGTGAGCGTGTTTGGTACGCTACTGTTCTGGATTCTGTGCTGGGCGATGAACTTCACGTACCTGCGCCTGACCGCTGCTCCGATCCAGGGCATCACCCCGATGGCGGCGTTCCTGGTGGATGCGGGGTACTGGGTGCTGCCGAAGCCGATGGACCTGAGCGGCATCTTCTTCGACCTGATGGACGCGGGCGCTTACTCGACCCCGATCCCGGAACTCGACGCGGTGAAGCAGAAAGGCGCGTTCCGACCGGAACTGTCGGTGCTCGCGTCACTTGCGTTCGCGTTCGGGGTGCTGGCGATCGCGGCCTACGAGTTCCGCAACATGGATTACTGACGCCAGACGGCCGAGTGCGGTGGCCCGCGCCGCACTCGCAATTCCGTCAAACCTTCTCCAGTTCCGCGCCGCGCAGTTCGGGTTGATTTCTCGCCTCCGACTCGCGAACATCTCAGGCATGCTGTTTGAGTCCGCACACATTCGTGTAACGGCCGAGTACGGCGCTGCGACGCTCTGGCTCGGTTTCCCAGGCGACCCGGTGAACGCGCTCGACGCCGCGCGCCTGAACGAACTCGATTCCGCGCTCACGCGGATCGAAACGAACGTCTTCATCAACACGCTGGTGGTCCGCTCGGCGAAGCCGTTCGGGTTCTGCGCCGGGCTTCACCCCCACGTTGAGCACGTCACGGACCGGGCCAGTTTCGCGGCACGCGGGCAGCGCGCGTTCGCGCGCCTGAGCGCGCTGCCATTCGCGACGGTCGCGTTCATTGACGGCCCGTGCCTCGGGACCGGCTTCGAGCTGGCGCTCGCGTGCGATTACCGGCTGTGTGTCGCCACACCCACGACGCACCTCGGCTTCCCGGGGCAGTTCGCGTGCTTTGGTGGAAGTAACCGACTGCGCAAGGTGGTAGGACGGCGCGCGGACGTGCTCATCGAGTCCGGACGCACATTTTCGGGCCGCGAAGCACGCGACCTCGGCTTGGTGGACCGTGCGTTCTGCGCCCGCCGCGCGAAAATCGAGCTGCGCACGTTCCTTGATGAACTCGAATGCGCCCCGCGCGTACCGGAACGCGAAATCGACGAAACCGGCTTCGCACAGGAGCGGCGCGCGTTCGCGGCTCTGAAATCGCTCTCTACAAACGCGACGATTAGCATTCCTTCGGACACTGATACGCTGCTCGCGCGGGGATTCATAACACCGCTCGAAGCGGAACAAGCCCGTGCCCGAACCGCGTCGGCCCCCGCGCCCGCAAGCACAACAGGAGAACCCGCACGGCCCGTTCGGCGGGCCGCGTAACATGGACGACCTCACTTCCGTGCCGAAACTCCCGCCCGCACGCGACCGCGTCGTGCCGATCAACGACCGACTCGCTCCGCTGTACCCGGAGTTCGAGGGGCTGAATTACGAGAACCCGTTTCAACTCCTCGTCGCGGTCATTCTCTCGGCTCAATGCACCGACAAGCGCGTGAACCTGCTCACTCCCGCGCTCTTCGCGCGGTTCCCGAGCGCACACGAACTCGCAGAATGTGACATCAAGGAACTAGAGCAACTCGTCAAGCCGTCGGGGTTTTACAAGAACAAAGCCAAAAACATCCGCGCGTGCTGCGTGGAGATGGTACTGCGGTTCGGCGGCCAGGTGCCCACGAACCTGGACGACCTCGTGACGCTCCCGGGGGTCGGGCGCAAGACCGCGAACGTGATCCTCGGGCACGCATTCGAGACGCCCGGTGTCACCGTGGACACGCACGTCGGGCGGCTCTCGCGCCGGCTCGGGCTGACGCGCCACCGCGATCCCGTAAAGGTCGAGCTCGCGCTCGCGGAAATCGTGCCGCAAGCAGAATGGCTGCACTTCAGCGGCCGGCTCATCATGCACGGCCGCAAGGTGTGCCTGTCGCGTAAGCCGCGGTGCGAGCAATGCGTGATCGCGGACCTGTGCCCGAAGATCGGCGTGAAGGGGCTCGCGGAGAAGCGCAAGCGGAAGAAGGGTGCGAAAACCGATTCGCCGCCGGGAACACAGAGGGCACCACGAAAGTCGGCGCGTAAATAAAGCCTCGGTTCTTCTCCGCGCCCACGCGTTCCCTGCGGTGAAACTCTTATGGCCCTCGACACGCACACGCTCCTCGAACGGTTCCTGCGGTACGTCCGCATCGACACCAAGGCCGACGAGAAATCCACAACTTATCCGAGTTCGCCCGGGCAACTCGTGCTCGGCGCGATGCTCCGCGACGAACTGCTCGCGCTCGGGCTCACGGACGCGGTTCAGAACGAACGCGGCCTCGTGTTCGCCACCGTGCCGGGTAACGTGCCGGGCGCGCCCACCATCGCGTTCAACGCACACGTCGACACCAACCCCGAAAACTCGGGCAAGGACGTGGACCCGCAAGTGATTCGCGGGTATCGAGGTGGCGACATCACACTGCCGAAAGACCCCACGAAGGTGATCCGCGTTGCCGAGA
This region of Gemmata massiliana genomic DNA includes:
- the nth gene encoding endonuclease III; translation: MDDLTSVPKLPPARDRVVPINDRLAPLYPEFEGLNYENPFQLLVAVILSAQCTDKRVNLLTPALFARFPSAHELAECDIKELEQLVKPSGFYKNKAKNIRACCVEMVLRFGGQVPTNLDDLVTLPGVGRKTANVILGHAFETPGVTVDTHVGRLSRRLGLTRHRDPVKVELALAEIVPQAEWLHFSGRLIMHGRKVCLSRKPRCEQCVIADLCPKIGVKGLAEKRKRKKGAKTDSPPGTQRAPRKSARK
- a CDS encoding ABC transporter permease; translation: MNALPATIRTARWMVRDTFRQSLASRLFWVMFGLTVLCTLFATSVTVTGADERERHPAELPLRMPKGQGAEGIDEPHGTVSVGFGMMEYPIARNKADSVRELQLWLAGILADTAGVLLALLWTAGFLPTFLEPHAVTVLLAKPAPRWALLAGKYFGVVLFVALHATLFVGGTWLGLGFATGVWDVRYWLAVPLLVTNFAVFYAFSAFLAVCTRSTVVSVFGTLLFWILCWAMNFTYLRLTAAPIQGITPMAAFLVDAGYWVLPKPMDLSGIFFDLMDAGAYSTPIPELDAVKQKGAFRPELSVLASLAFAFGVLAIAAYEFRNMDY
- a CDS encoding enoyl-CoA hydratase/isomerase family protein; the protein is MLFESAHIRVTAEYGAATLWLGFPGDPVNALDAARLNELDSALTRIETNVFINTLVVRSAKPFGFCAGLHPHVEHVTDRASFAARGQRAFARLSALPFATVAFIDGPCLGTGFELALACDYRLCVATPTTHLGFPGQFACFGGSNRLRKVVGRRADVLIESGRTFSGREARDLGLVDRAFCARRAKIELRTFLDELECAPRVPEREIDETGFAQERRAFAALKSLSTNATISIPSDTDTLLARGFITPLEAEQARARTASAPAPASTTGEPARPVRRAA
- a CDS encoding ABC transporter ATP-binding protein translates to MTAAAVFDQVVKTYPTGLLGRGGVPAVRGVSLTVPAGRVFGLLGPNRAGKTTLVKLLLSLVRPTSGAIARLGAPLSDRGTLGRIGYMHENHAFPRYLSASELLTFYGGLSGIPSEALPARTAALLDQVGLADRKSEPIARFSKGMVQRLGLAQALLNDPDLLILDEPTEGLDLSGRQLLRQVVRERKSAGKTVLMVSHVLPEVQELCDSAAVLVAGKIVFDGTLPDLVRDPKSGAPRNLETALQRLYQSEAA